Genomic DNA from Zonotrichia albicollis isolate bZonAlb1 chromosome 25, bZonAlb1.hap1, whole genome shotgun sequence:
CTCCCCTCATCTGGGTTAAGGCCTCAGAGACAGAGGTGCTTTAATAAAAGCAGACAGTGTGAAGAAAAGTCCTTCCACTTTTCTCTTCAAATTCCTGTAACAGCTCATCTATTTCATTCTCCATGTCTTCTGTGTGCTGGATCTGCAAAACAAAAACCTCTGAGCAAGCAAACTCCAGGCCTTGGATGGTtcaaaatctccaaaaatccAATTTTGGGTTTGCTGGGGATCTCACTGGGCGGCTGCACCCAATGGGCTTTACTGAACTTTACTGAGAaaccagaattcccaaatttctcagTTTATTGAGATTCCCAAAGGCACTGATATTCTGATTTTATTGATCATTCTAAATGATCAGACATTCTGTTTTTATAGACCAGATATCTTGATTTTACTGATCATTCCCAAAGGCACAGATATGCCATTTTTATTGAACATTCCCAAAGGCAAAGATATTCTGATTTTATTGATAATTCCCAAAGGATCAGACATTCTGGTTTCACAGAACAGATATTCTGATTTTATTGAGATTCCCAAAGGCACAGATATTCTATTTCTATTGATCATTCCCAAAGGCACAGATACTCTGATTTTATTTATCATTCTAAATGATCAGACATTCTGTATTTATAGAAGATATTCTGGTTTTATAGAACAGATATTCTGATTTTATTGAGATTCCCAAAGGCACTGATATTCTATTTTTATTGATCATTCCCAAAGGCACTGATATTCTAATTGTATTGATCATTCCCAAAGGCACAGATACTCTGATTTTATTGATCATTCCAAATGATCAAACATTCTGTATTTATAGGACAGATATTCAGTTTCTATTGATCATTCCCAAAGGGACAGATATTCTGATTTTATTGATTATTCCCAAAGGGACAGATATTCTGATTTTATTGATTATTCCCAAAGGCACAGATATTCAGTTTCTACTGATCATTCCCAAAGGCTCTGATATTTTGATTTTACTGAGATTCCCAAATGACCAGACatgtttttcaggtttttcagaTAAATATTACTGTCTACTCTACAGCTGTCCATTCTGTGAATGGAATGAGGATTTCACTGAGCAGCAGTGAAGTCCTGAAGTCTGGGAACCCCACAAATCCAAGCCAGGAGAATGTGGAAATTCATATTTTAATGTGGATTTTAATGGAATAACTGCAAATGCAGGGGTTTCCTGGAGCAGCAAGAAAAGACAATAAATGGCAGCCCAGAATTGGAGTCAGGTTCATCATTCTTCCCTTCATCAGGGAATTCCACAAATCCAAGCCAGGAGAATGTGGAAATTTGCATTTTAACGTGGATTTTAATGGAATAACTGGAAATGCAGGGTTTTCTggagcagcaagcaaaagcattTAATGGCAGCCCAGGattggagtcagattcatcatcaGATCCATTTGATTGGAGTCAGATCCATTCAATGTGGAAATTCACATTTTAACGTGGATTTTAATGGAATAACTGGAAAATGCAGGGGTTTTCTGGAGCACAATAAAAGGCAATTAATGGCAGCCCCAGGATTGGATCAGGTTCATCATCAATGTGGAAATTCACATTTTAACATGGATTGACTTGGTCAAAGCACCACAATTTTAATGGAATAACTGCAAATGCAGGGGTTTTCTGGAGCACAATAAAAGGCAATTAATGGCAGCCCAGGATTGAAGTCAGATTCATCATCAATGTGGAAATTCACATTTTAATGTGGATTTTAATGGAATAACTGGAAAATGCAGGAGTTTTCTGGAGCACAATAAAAGGCAATTAATGGCAGCCCCAGGATTGGATCAGGTTCATCATCAATGtggaaattcacatttttaacATGTATTTTAATGGAATAACTGCAAATGCAGGGGTTTTCTggagcagcaagcaaaagcaataaatggcagccccaggactggagtcagattcatcatttccacATTCTCCTGGTTTCTATCTGGGAACCCTACAAATCCAAGCCAGGAGAATGTGGAAATTCACATTTTAACGTGGATTTTAATGGAATAACTGCAAATGCAGGGGTTTCTGGAGCAGCAAGAAAAGGCAATGGCAGCCCCAGGattggagtcagattcatcatcaATGTGGAAATTCACATTTTAACGTGGATTTTAATGGAATAACTGGAAAATGCAGGGGTTTTCTGGAGCAGCAAGAAAAGGCAATGGCAGCCTCAGGattggagtcagattcatcaatCCTGCCTTTGTTTGGGAACCCCTCAAATCCAAGCCAGGAGAATGTGGAGATTCATATTTTGAGGTGGATTTTAATGGAATAACTGCAAATGCAGGAGTTTTCTGGAGCACAAGAAAAGGCAATTAATGGCAGCCCCAGGATTGGATCAGATTCATCATCAATGtggaaattcacatttttaacGTGGATTTTAATGGAATAACTGCAAATGCAGGGGTTTTCTGGAGCACAAGAAAAGGCAATTAATGGAAGCCCCAGGACTGGAGTCAGATCCATTCAATGTGGAAATTCACATTTTAACGTGGATTTTAATGGAATAACTGAAAATGCAGGGTTTTCTGGAGCAGCAGTGTCAGAtccatcattcctgcctttgtttGGGAACCCCACAAATCCAAGCCAGGAGAATGTGGAAATTCACATTTTGAGGTGGATTTTAATGGAATTACTGCAAATGCAGGGGTTTTCTGGAGCACAATAAAAGGCAATTAATGGCAGCCCCAGGATTGGATCAGATTCATCATCAGATCCATTTGATTGGAGTCAGATCCATTCAATGTGGAAATTTGCATTTTGACATGGATTTTAATGGAATAACTGCAAATGCAGGAGTTTTCTGGAGCACAAGAAAAGGCAATAAATGGCAGCCCCAGGattggagtcagattcatcatttccacGTTCTCCTGGTTTCTATCTGGGAACTCTACAAATCCAAGCAACGAGAATGTGGAAATTCACATTTTAATGTGGATTTTAATGGAATAACTGCAAATGCAGGGTTTTCTGGAGCACAATAAAAGGCAATTAATGGCAGCCCCAGGATTGGATCAGGTTCATCATCAATGtggaaattcccattttaacGTGGATTTTAATGGAATAACTGGAAAATGCAGGGGTTTTCTGGAGCACAATAAAAGGCAATTAATGGCAGCCCAGAATTGGAGTCAggttcatcattcctcccttcaTCAGGGAATTCCACAAACACAAGTCAGGAGAATGTGGAAATTCACATTTTAACATGGATTTTAATGGAATAACTGAAAAATGCAGGAGTTTTCTGGAGCACAATAAAAGGCAATTAATGGAAGCCCCAGGATTGGATCAGATTCATCATCAATGTGGAAATTCATATTTTAATGGGGATTTTAATGGAATAACTGGAAAATGCAGGGGTTTTCTGGAGCACAAGAAAAGGCAATGGCAGCCCCAGattggagtcagattcatcatcaGATCCATTTGATTGGAGTCAGATCCATTCAATGTGGAAATTCACATTTTAACGTGGATTTTAATGGAATAACTGGAAATGCAGGATTTTCTGGAGCACAATAAAAGGCAATTAACGGCAGCCCCAGGACTGGAGTTAGATCCATCATTTCCACGTTCTCCTGGTTTCTATCTGGGAACTCTACAAATCCAAGCCAGGAGAATGTGGAAATTCACATTTTAACGTGGATTTTAATGGAATAACTGGAAAATGCAAGAGTTTTCTGGAGCACAAGCACAGACAATGGCAGCCCCAGGACTGGATCAGATTCATCATCAGATCCATTTGATTGGAGTCAGATTGGAGTCAGATTGGAGTCAGATCCATTCAATGTGGAAATTCACATTTTAACGTGGATTTTAATGGAATAACTGCAAATGCAGGGGTTTTCTGGAGCACAATAAAAGGCAATGGCAGCCCCAGGATTTGTGCCAGAtccatcattcctgcctttgtttGGGAACCCCACAAATCCAAGCCAGGAGAATGCAGAAATTTGCATTTTGACATGGATTTTAATGGAATAACTGCAAATGCAGGGTTTTCTGGAGCAAAAGAAAAGGCAATAAATGGCAGCCCAGGattggagtcagattcatcatcaATGtggaaattcacatttttaacGTGGATTTTAATGGAATAACTGCAAATGCAGGAGTTTTCTGGAGCAGCAAGCACAGGCAACGGCAGCCTCAGGATTTGTGTCAGAtccatcattcctgcctttgtttGGGAACCCCTCAAATCCAAGCCAGGAGAATGTGGAAATTCACATTTTGACATGGATTGACTTGGTCAAAGCACCACAATTTTAATGGAATTACTGCAAATTCAGGGTTTTCTGGAGCACAAGAAAAGGCAATTAATGGCAGCCCCAGGATTGGATCAGGTTCATCATCAATGtggaaattcacatttttaacATGTATTTTAATGGAATAACTGCAAATGCAGGGGTTTTCTGGAGCACAAGCAAAGGCAATTAATGGCAGCCCCAGGattggagtcagattcatcatttccacGTTCTCCTGGTTTCTATCTGGGAACTCTACAAATCCAAGCCAGGAGAATGTGGAAATTCACATTTTAACATGGATTTTAATGGAATAACTGCAAAATGCAGGGGTTTTCTGGAGCACAAGAAAAGGCAACGGCAGCCTCAGGATTTgtgtcagattcatcattcctgccttggTTTGGGAACCCCTCAAATCCAAGCCAGGAGAATGTGGAAATTCATATTTTGAGGTGGATTTTAATGGAATAACTGGAAAATGCAAGAGTTTTCTGGAGCAGCAAGCAAAGGCAACAGCACAGGCAACAGCCCCAGGATTGGAGTCAGGTTCATCATTTCCACGTTCTCCTGGTTTCTATCTGGGAACTCTACAAACACAAGGCACGAGAATGTGGAAATTCACATTTTAACGTGGATTTAAATGGAATAACTGCAAATGCAGGGTTTTCTGGAGCACAAGCACAGGCAATTCATGGCAGCCCAGAATTGGAAATTTTGTGTACTCACACACTGGCAGAGCTCACAGATGAGGAAAGCCCCCAGCGTGGCCTCCTCGTGGTTGTCCTGGATGTCCACGTTGATGACGTGCACGGGCTGACACGTCTCCTGCTCCCTCGAGTTTAAATCTGCATTAAAAGGCACAGCAGCAAAAACTGGGGTGAAATGGGGTCAAATTTTACCCAAAAAAAAGTaacaggatttttaaaaatacataggTGTTGTGGCATTAAATTTTCTAAAGTATTTTTTAGAATTTATTGTATATTTTCTTAATAATAACTTCTATCATTACAtattttctggtatttttaTAGTATACATTACACATTTatacaataaaaatatatttgcataaataatttaatgaaatatttaataataatatattatcttatattattttataaaaataaaaatacttttgatttataaatatatattttttgcaCCTATTTTAAAATCTAGtccattatattatattatattatattatattatattatattatattatattatattatattatattatattgtttCTAGtgatattattatatattttatattatttctatattattatattatatattacaatCTATATTACATATTGTATTTTATATAGTCTagattatatattatatattatatattatatagtatatagtatatagtatatagtatatagtatatagtatatagtatatagtatatagtatattgGATATTGGATATTGGATATTGTATGCTATAtcatatataataataattatatatataattatactttcatatattatatattttatatattattttcttaataatcCCTTTTATTTCCAACCAAAAGAGGTGGATTTTGACAACCTATGAACTCAGATTTGTGAAAAGCTCATGGCAGTTTATTTTCCCTTCTCAAATGAATTTATTGCTCCTCTTACTCTGACAATCTTTAAAGATCAAGAATCTCAAAGAGAAGAAGAATTTTGAGCTTCCCCACCTGGAATGTTAAAAAAGTACTGGAACATGGATTTTACAGGCCATGAAATATTGtaaaagagcaggaacaggaatttTACAGTACATGGAATAATGGAGAAGAGCAGGGAGATGGATTTTATAACACATGGAATAATGTGTGAGAGCaggaaaatggattttataaCACATGGAATAATGGAGAAGAGCAGGGGAATGGATTTTATAACACATGGAATAATGgagaagagcaggaaaatggattttataaCACATGGAATAATGgagaagagcaggaaaatggattttataaCACATGGAATAATGTGTAAGAGCAGGGAGATGGATTTTATAACACATGGAATAATGTGTAAGAGCaggaaaatggattttataaCACATGGAATAATGTGTAAGAGCaggaaaatggattttataaCACATGGAATAATGGAGAAGAGCAGGGAGATGGATTTTATAACACATGGAATAATGGAGAAGAGCAGGGGGATGGATTTTATAACACATGGAATAATGGAGAAGAGCAGGAAGATGGATTTTATAACACATGGAGTATTCTAAAAAAGCAGGACCATGGATTTTACAGGACATTAAATATTGtaaaagagcaggaacaggaatttTACAGTACATGGAATAATGTGTGAGAGCAGGGAAATGGATTTTATAACACATGGAATAATGTGTGAGAGCaggaaaatggattttataaCACATGGAATAATGTGTAAGAGCAGGAATATGGATTTTATAACACATGGAATAAATGgagaagagcaggaaaatggattttataaCACATGGAATAAATGGAGAAGAGCAGGAATATGGATTTTATAACACATGGAATAATGgagaagagcaggaaaatggattttataaCACATGGAATAATGGAGGAGAACAGGAAGATGGATTTTATAACACATGGAATAATGTGTAAGAGCAGGAAGATGGATTTTATAACACATGGAATAATGGAGAAGAGCAGGGAGATGGATTTTATAACACATGGAATAATGGAGAAAAGCAGGAATATGGATTTTATAACACATGGAATAATGTGTGAGAGCAGGGAGATGGATTTTATAACACATGGAATAATGGAGAAGAGCAGGAAGATGGATTTTATAACACATGGAATAATGGAGAAGAGCAGGGAGATGGATTTTATAACACATGGAATAATGGAGAAGAGCGGGAATATGGATTTTATAACACATGGAATAATGGAGAAGAGCGGGAATATGGATTTTATAACACATGGAATAATGGAGAAGAGCAGGGAGATTTCACAATACATGaaatattgtaaaatatttccatattttacATAAATACAACTGGATTCTAACAATGGAACCATGAGGAAGACTTCTGACTTCCTCCTCAAAGAAGCCCCTGACCCATCTCAGAGCCCACCAACCCAATTAAGAGGATAATTGGGCAGCTCAGCTAATTATAACACACTGTAATTACAACACAAAGTGGGCCAGGCCATAATGATGGATCTGAAAGTGTAAAACCTGTTTGGACAAACACAGAGCAGGAGTTTGTGATTTTTTACACATCTTTGGGGGGTCACTCCCCAAATGTCCAGCACTGTAATAATTAAACAGTACTGTAATAATAAaactaaatatatataatataatataaatataaaatagaatataaaataataaaaatatataaatatatatttatataaatataaaatagaatataaaataataaaaatatataaatatatatttatataaatataaaatataatataaaataataaaaaataataaaataataaaataaattaacatgAATTAATTGCTGTCTGTGCTTCACCCCACTGCCCAGGGGGTGTTTAATGGATGAAGTGCTTGggaatcctgcaggaaatgcagctCTCGTTTGGTTTTCCATCAGCTCACCCCAAATGTGTTCAGTTTTTCACATCCATGAGAATTTCCAAACCAACCATGGAATTTCTGGAATTCCCTTGCTGTGCACTCACCTCTGAATAAATCTCCACCAataactgcagctcctgggattCACAcattatttcaaagaaaaaaaaaaccccaaattaatTTGATTTATCACTTTAATCTCCTTACCTTCTACTACTTGATCATAGACTCTTTCTTCACACGTTAGGATCAAATCAAAAACGTCTTTGCAGTTCTGGAATCTCTCTGGTCGTGGCTTGATTCTCTTATTTCTGTCCAACATGTGTAAAATCCCATTCTGTGTGTATCTGAGGTTGCTTGAGTTAAGAATCTTTACTTGAAGCAAAGTCATGGTTTGGAGCAAATGAGCACCACAAGGaataattttataatatatataatttttttataatatatataattttataataatatataattttataataatatataatttataaaggaataattttaaataaatattttaaaataaaatatttattttattttaaaaatattttgtttgcaaACCTAAAAATCAGTGACCACTAAAGAAATTCCTAAGGTGTGACCCCCATCTTGCAGCTGCTTTTTACAGCTTTAAAAGGCTCTCAGAATTTTGCTTGGGAAATGATTTTTATATCCATAAATTTCcatatttttaaatggaatattaaaattaatattttaatattaattataaaattattattacattttaaatattcCATATTTTTATATCCAAAAATTTCCCCCCCcccaacctttttttttaagaaatttaaGACATTTTCTAAGAAATTTaagacatttttaaagaaatttaagacatttttttttttaaatttctgtgctgttttgtGAGCAGGATGTCCTACATTCCTCAAAGGTGTTTCAGGTGTTTCAGGCACAAAACCCTACCTGGAAATGTGAATTTCTGCAACTGAAAACTCCAAAGGAAGCCAAAGCCAGCACAGAATCACCTCCCACAAAAACCTCCTGAGCTGCATCAATGGGGAGCAATGAAGAAAATCAGATTTTGTGCCTGTCAGAGCCTCCTCACTGTGTGAGAGGAATCTGTGATGCTGCTTGGAGCTAATAAATTGAATAAATTGAATAAATTGAATAAATTGATGCTGCTGCCATCACCTGGAGGAAACCAAACAGCTCTGAAGGGAAAGTTccaggggaaaattgggaatatcAGGAAAACTTGGATTGAGAAAGCCTGGAAGgggacacagctctgcctgaCTTTATATTCTTGTTTTTCAGCTGTATTTTTAACCAGCTGAGATTATTTTTACAATTAACACTATGGATAACAGCCTAGAATTTCTTGAGATTACAAGTCTGAGAATAAAACAATTTCAagtatttgtgaaaaaaaacccccaatttccagtatttgtgaaaaataaaacaatttccaGTATTTGTGATAAAAAACCCAATTTctaatatttgtgaaaaaaaacccaatttccagtatttgtgaaaaataaaacaatttccaGTATTTGTGAAGAAAAACTCAGTTTCCAGTATTTGTGAAAAACCCCAATTTCTAGTATTTgtgaaaaaaacctcaatttcCAGTATTtgtgaaaaaaccccaatttccagtatttgtgaaaaaaaacaATTTCCAGTATTTGTGATAAAAAACCCCCATTTCCAGTATTTGTAGCAATATGTAAGAGTGATCTGGGTTCAGTTCCTCTGTGTAATTTCAATTTTGCACCACAAACAGTGCTGGGATGTTCATCACAATTAAATCTTGTTAATTAGCCTGACTTCTGGAAATCAGGAAAATTTGGATTGAGAAGGCCTGGAAGgggacacagctctgcctgaCTTTATATTCTTGTTTTTCAGCTGTATTTTTAACCAGCTGAGATTATTT
This window encodes:
- the LOC102074568 gene encoding RNA polymerase II subunit A C-terminal domain phosphatase SSU72, which produces MPSAPLRVAVVCSSNQNRSMEAHNILSKRGFSVRSFGTGTHVKLPGPAPDKPNVYDFKTTYDQMYNDLLRKDKELYTQNGILHMLDRNKRIKPRPERFQNCKDVFDLILTCEERVYDQVVEDLNSREQETCQPVHVINVDIQDNHEEATLGAFLICELCQCIQHTEDMENEIDELLQEFEEKSGRTFLHTVCFY